The following coding sequences are from one Diabrotica virgifera virgifera chromosome 2, PGI_DIABVI_V3a window:
- the LOC114337115 gene encoding uncharacterized protein LOC114337115 isoform X1: MEVTVTVTHLKKSKKKYKSGYQSARAKKIFELLNIPRYETQGLSNSERNEVLQRYNDFNNIQVNSNDGQITPDIQNDHYITEERSQYVNTWLLKNLQDHPSVEKKRFTSTNSDSIQIVYLAETTKARCLLFEKNLNNNFAAISDLKNYAQFTSEPENISLLNTNPKNSVTTSNVEEYPVISNVEKCPVLWNVEEYCAVTNSEMQNLTTCNNRSLLSEEISAQRIKSDVSLNSAQSNRICKSKENPIITSVDSNNESLSSLDMSEKLSDCSVFSKSHSEYQPSTSYVSDTESDQSLTLTEKSDELLISPTITVDSNTTTSKHNKNKKSSLDHKSSNMSSKHTKPNENSSKHHKRKGRKTVPKSQLDTSNDSEEHVIVVRSAKKNKSTGQRVRDKGHCCLFCDKIMINIARHYELVHKNEIQVAKILIMPKGSTKRREAFAELSRTADFYHNCEVLNQQKGELILVRRPSGKETTSLSYSSYGPCPHCLGFMLKRKLWFHVKYNCKSSFTSAESSSKKKSIIADSNALLIGLTCTDYSFEYQANILNKFKNDHISTVCKQDSTILKFGYLQFQKHGPTQCELIRQTMRQLGRFLLEVKSLHSDIKELADCLLPNNFDVVISSVKRLCGTINSSTNRPQFEIPSLALKLGHALKKCLNIHRGVALRSGDLRKDELYRSFLQLIEMEWSSKISSCALSTMHKKKFNHKQLLPLTEDLLILTKFLNQEIERLKNKLSLDVVYKTWRALASCTLARIILFNKKRSGEAAKMTVEQYATRPTFKEQGTQELFASLSPLEKNLASTMEVVDIEGKRGRRVPVIITPELKSAIDLLIKTRSTVNISKNNPYIFAPAESEIGHLRGHDCLKSMCNEVNLQHPEYITGTKLRKYIATVSQIFNLGKNEADWLARHLGHDIRVHRDFYRLHENAVEATKISRLLIAIEHGDANKYAGKSLNEINIEDLPCLEEESEEVALPADAGEGINNTEDTSSDDEIPLSNIKEQVFMNQGKRKSSATEEELISTKKETQVKKRKKEKQSAKTLKTTQKTPWTSEEIKSVMTFFKFDLKKELLPGKQKCEECKSKYPVLERRKWTDIKFYLKNYYSRNKRLINNNDNKLPI; encoded by the exons ATGGAAGTAACCGTAACCGTAACCCATTTGAAGAAATCCAAGAAAAAG TATAAATCCGGATACCAGTCTGCCCGAGCTAAAAAAATATTCGAACTTCTAAATATACCTCGATATGAAACGCAAGGTCTTTCCAATTCGGAAAGAAACGAAGTATTACAGCGATATAACGACTTCAACAATATACAAGTAAATAGTAATGACGGCCAAATAACCCCAGATATTCAAAATGATCATTACATTACTGAAGAAAGGAGTCAATATGTGAATACATGGCTGTTAAAAAATCTTCAGGACCATCCAAGCGTAGAAAAGAAACGTTTTACCAGTACCAATTCAGACAG catCCAAATAGTGTATTTAGCGGAAACGACTAAAGCTAGATGTCTATTATTTGAGAAAAATCTAAACAATAATTTTGCTGCAATTTCGGATCTCAAAAATTATGCCCAGTTTACATCAGAACCAGAAAATATCAGCCTACTCAACACCAACCCTAAGAACTCTGTAACAACTTCGAACGTAGAAGAATACCCCGTAATTTCGAATGTAGAAAAATGTCCTGTACTTTGGAACGTAGAAGAATATTGTGCAGTTACGAATAGTGAAATGCAGAATCTGACCACTTGTAATAATCGTTCACTGCTGTCAGAAGAAATCTCAGCTCAACGCATAAAAAGTGATGTCTCACTTAATTCGGCACAGTCAAATAGAATCTGTAAGTCAAAGGAAAATCCTATAATAACTTCAGTTGATAGCAATAATGAAAGCTTGTCTTCTCTCGATATGTCTGAAAAATTATCTGACTGTTCCGTCTTTTCTAAATCCCATAGTGAGTATCAACCATCAACTAGCTATGTATCTGACACAGAATCAGACCAATCACTTACTTTGACAGAAAAAAGTGATGAACTCTTAATATCGCCAACAATCACCGTTGATAGCAACACAACAACCTCcaaacataataaaaataaaaaaagcagtCTTGACCACAAATCTAGCAATATGTCTTCCAAACATACTAAACCTAACGAAAATTCATCAAAACACCATAAAAGGAAAGGTAGGAAAACTGTACCGAAGTCGCAACTAGATACATCCAACGACAGTGAGGAACATGTCATAGTAGTCCGTAGtgctaaaaaaaataaaagtactgGTCAAAGAGTAAGAGATAAGGGTCACTGTTGCCTGTTTTGTGACAAAATAATGATTAATATCGCTCGTCATTATGAATTGGTGCATAAAAATGAAATTCAAGTAGCCAAGATTCTGATTATGCCTAAAGGATCAACAAAACGCCGAGAAGCTTTTGCTGAATTATCGAGAACTGCAGACTTTTACCACAACTGCGAAGTACTTAATCAACAAAAGGGAGAGTTGATTTTAGTCAGGCGTCCTTCTGGAAAAGAAACGACTAGCTTAAGTTACTCTAGCTACGGACCCTGCCCGCATTGTCTAGGTTTTATGCTCAAAAGAAAACTTTGGTTTCATGTTAAATATAATTGTAAGTCATCATTCACATCCGCAGAGTCGAGTTCAAAGAAAAAAAGCATTATTGCTGACAGTAATGCGTTGCTAATAGGATTAACTTGTACAGATTACAGCTTCGAGTATCAAGCAAACATactgaataaatttaaaaatgaccATATATCGACAGTCTGTAAGCAAGATTCCACTATTTTAAAATTTGGATATCTTCAGTTTCAAAAACACGGACCTACCCAGTGCGAACTAATTCGCCAAACAATGCGTCAGTTGGGCAGATTCTTACTTGAGGTGAAATCTTTACACTCGGACATTAAAGAGTTGGCGGATTGTCTTCTTCCAAATAACTTCGATGTTGTAATAAGTTCAGTAAAGCGTTTATGTGGTACTATCAACTCAAGTACAAACCGACCACAGTTTGAAATACCATCATTAGCATTAAAGCTGGGTCATGCTTTAAAAAAATGCCTCAATATTCACAGAGGAGTAGCCCTAAGAAGTGGCGATTTAAGAAAAGATGAACTATACAGGTCATTTTTGCAGCTAATAGAAATGGAGTGGAGCAGCAAAATTTCATCTTGTGCTCTATCCACAATGCACAAAAAGAAATTTAACCATAAACAACTTTTGCCATTAACAGAGGACTTActtattttaacaaaatttttgaATCAGGAAATTgaaagattaaaaaataaattatcacTGGATGTTGTGTATAAAACGTGGAGAGCTCTTGCCTCGTGCACTCTAGCCAGAATAATATTGTTCAATAAGAAACGGTCCGGAGAAGCTGCAAAAATGACCGTGGAACAATATGCCACACGACCAACTTTCAAAGAACAGGGAACCCAAGAACTCTTCGCGTCATTGTCGCCATTGGAGAAAAATTTGGCTTCTACAATGGAGGTTGTCGATATAGAAGGAAAACGCGGACGACGAGTGCCTGTAATAATAACACCTGAACTTAAATCTGCCATCGATTTGTTAATAAAAACAAGATCTACAGTaaacatttcaaaaaataatCCATATATTTTTGCACCAGCTGAGAGCGAAATAGGGCATTTGCGAGGTCATGATTGTCTAAAATCCATGTGTAATGAAGTAAACTTACAACATCCAGAATATATAACAGGAACCAAACTAAGAAAATATATAGCCACTGTGTCGCAAATTTTCAATTTGGGTAAGAACGAAGCAGACTGGCTAGCAAGACACTTGGGACATGACATACGAGTTCATCGTGATTTTTATCG GCTTCACGAGAACGCTGTAGAAGCAACAAAAATAAGTCGCCTGTTAATCGCCATCGAGCATGGAGACGCTAACAAATATGCTGGCAAAAGtctcaatgaaataaatatagaaG ATTTACCTTGTTTGGAAGAGGAATCCGAAGAAGTGGCATTACCAGCCGATGCCGGCGAAGGGATCAATAACACTGAGGACACATCTAGTGATGATGAAA TTCCATTATCGAACATTAAAGAGCAGGTGTTCATGAATCAAGGAAAGAGAAAATCATCGGCAACAGAAGAG GAACTAATTTCGACAAAAAAAGAAACACAAGTCAAAAAGAGAAAAAAAGAAAAGCAGTCGGCAAAAACACTTAAAACAACTCAAAAAACCCCATGGACGTCCGAAGAAATAAAATCCGTAATGACtttctttaaatttgatttaaagaaggaactactaccaggaaaacaaaaatgtgAAGAGTGCAAATCAAAATACCCAGTATTGGAAAGGAGAAAATGGACGGATATAAAGTTTTATTTGAAAAACTATTACAGCCGCAATAAGCgactaataaataataatgataataaattaccaatataa
- the LOC114337115 gene encoding uncharacterized protein LOC114337115 isoform X2, whose product MYKSGYQSARAKKIFELLNIPRYETQGLSNSERNEVLQRYNDFNNIQVNSNDGQITPDIQNDHYITEERSQYVNTWLLKNLQDHPSVEKKRFTSTNSDSIQIVYLAETTKARCLLFEKNLNNNFAAISDLKNYAQFTSEPENISLLNTNPKNSVTTSNVEEYPVISNVEKCPVLWNVEEYCAVTNSEMQNLTTCNNRSLLSEEISAQRIKSDVSLNSAQSNRICKSKENPIITSVDSNNESLSSLDMSEKLSDCSVFSKSHSEYQPSTSYVSDTESDQSLTLTEKSDELLISPTITVDSNTTTSKHNKNKKSSLDHKSSNMSSKHTKPNENSSKHHKRKGRKTVPKSQLDTSNDSEEHVIVVRSAKKNKSTGQRVRDKGHCCLFCDKIMINIARHYELVHKNEIQVAKILIMPKGSTKRREAFAELSRTADFYHNCEVLNQQKGELILVRRPSGKETTSLSYSSYGPCPHCLGFMLKRKLWFHVKYNCKSSFTSAESSSKKKSIIADSNALLIGLTCTDYSFEYQANILNKFKNDHISTVCKQDSTILKFGYLQFQKHGPTQCELIRQTMRQLGRFLLEVKSLHSDIKELADCLLPNNFDVVISSVKRLCGTINSSTNRPQFEIPSLALKLGHALKKCLNIHRGVALRSGDLRKDELYRSFLQLIEMEWSSKISSCALSTMHKKKFNHKQLLPLTEDLLILTKFLNQEIERLKNKLSLDVVYKTWRALASCTLARIILFNKKRSGEAAKMTVEQYATRPTFKEQGTQELFASLSPLEKNLASTMEVVDIEGKRGRRVPVIITPELKSAIDLLIKTRSTVNISKNNPYIFAPAESEIGHLRGHDCLKSMCNEVNLQHPEYITGTKLRKYIATVSQIFNLGKNEADWLARHLGHDIRVHRDFYRLHENAVEATKISRLLIAIEHGDANKYAGKSLNEINIEDLPCLEEESEEVALPADAGEGINNTEDTSSDDEIPLSNIKEQVFMNQGKRKSSATEEELISTKKETQVKKRKKEKQSAKTLKTTQKTPWTSEEIKSVMTFFKFDLKKELLPGKQKCEECKSKYPVLERRKWTDIKFYLKNYYSRNKRLINNNDNKLPI is encoded by the exons ATG TATAAATCCGGATACCAGTCTGCCCGAGCTAAAAAAATATTCGAACTTCTAAATATACCTCGATATGAAACGCAAGGTCTTTCCAATTCGGAAAGAAACGAAGTATTACAGCGATATAACGACTTCAACAATATACAAGTAAATAGTAATGACGGCCAAATAACCCCAGATATTCAAAATGATCATTACATTACTGAAGAAAGGAGTCAATATGTGAATACATGGCTGTTAAAAAATCTTCAGGACCATCCAAGCGTAGAAAAGAAACGTTTTACCAGTACCAATTCAGACAG catCCAAATAGTGTATTTAGCGGAAACGACTAAAGCTAGATGTCTATTATTTGAGAAAAATCTAAACAATAATTTTGCTGCAATTTCGGATCTCAAAAATTATGCCCAGTTTACATCAGAACCAGAAAATATCAGCCTACTCAACACCAACCCTAAGAACTCTGTAACAACTTCGAACGTAGAAGAATACCCCGTAATTTCGAATGTAGAAAAATGTCCTGTACTTTGGAACGTAGAAGAATATTGTGCAGTTACGAATAGTGAAATGCAGAATCTGACCACTTGTAATAATCGTTCACTGCTGTCAGAAGAAATCTCAGCTCAACGCATAAAAAGTGATGTCTCACTTAATTCGGCACAGTCAAATAGAATCTGTAAGTCAAAGGAAAATCCTATAATAACTTCAGTTGATAGCAATAATGAAAGCTTGTCTTCTCTCGATATGTCTGAAAAATTATCTGACTGTTCCGTCTTTTCTAAATCCCATAGTGAGTATCAACCATCAACTAGCTATGTATCTGACACAGAATCAGACCAATCACTTACTTTGACAGAAAAAAGTGATGAACTCTTAATATCGCCAACAATCACCGTTGATAGCAACACAACAACCTCcaaacataataaaaataaaaaaagcagtCTTGACCACAAATCTAGCAATATGTCTTCCAAACATACTAAACCTAACGAAAATTCATCAAAACACCATAAAAGGAAAGGTAGGAAAACTGTACCGAAGTCGCAACTAGATACATCCAACGACAGTGAGGAACATGTCATAGTAGTCCGTAGtgctaaaaaaaataaaagtactgGTCAAAGAGTAAGAGATAAGGGTCACTGTTGCCTGTTTTGTGACAAAATAATGATTAATATCGCTCGTCATTATGAATTGGTGCATAAAAATGAAATTCAAGTAGCCAAGATTCTGATTATGCCTAAAGGATCAACAAAACGCCGAGAAGCTTTTGCTGAATTATCGAGAACTGCAGACTTTTACCACAACTGCGAAGTACTTAATCAACAAAAGGGAGAGTTGATTTTAGTCAGGCGTCCTTCTGGAAAAGAAACGACTAGCTTAAGTTACTCTAGCTACGGACCCTGCCCGCATTGTCTAGGTTTTATGCTCAAAAGAAAACTTTGGTTTCATGTTAAATATAATTGTAAGTCATCATTCACATCCGCAGAGTCGAGTTCAAAGAAAAAAAGCATTATTGCTGACAGTAATGCGTTGCTAATAGGATTAACTTGTACAGATTACAGCTTCGAGTATCAAGCAAACATactgaataaatttaaaaatgaccATATATCGACAGTCTGTAAGCAAGATTCCACTATTTTAAAATTTGGATATCTTCAGTTTCAAAAACACGGACCTACCCAGTGCGAACTAATTCGCCAAACAATGCGTCAGTTGGGCAGATTCTTACTTGAGGTGAAATCTTTACACTCGGACATTAAAGAGTTGGCGGATTGTCTTCTTCCAAATAACTTCGATGTTGTAATAAGTTCAGTAAAGCGTTTATGTGGTACTATCAACTCAAGTACAAACCGACCACAGTTTGAAATACCATCATTAGCATTAAAGCTGGGTCATGCTTTAAAAAAATGCCTCAATATTCACAGAGGAGTAGCCCTAAGAAGTGGCGATTTAAGAAAAGATGAACTATACAGGTCATTTTTGCAGCTAATAGAAATGGAGTGGAGCAGCAAAATTTCATCTTGTGCTCTATCCACAATGCACAAAAAGAAATTTAACCATAAACAACTTTTGCCATTAACAGAGGACTTActtattttaacaaaatttttgaATCAGGAAATTgaaagattaaaaaataaattatcacTGGATGTTGTGTATAAAACGTGGAGAGCTCTTGCCTCGTGCACTCTAGCCAGAATAATATTGTTCAATAAGAAACGGTCCGGAGAAGCTGCAAAAATGACCGTGGAACAATATGCCACACGACCAACTTTCAAAGAACAGGGAACCCAAGAACTCTTCGCGTCATTGTCGCCATTGGAGAAAAATTTGGCTTCTACAATGGAGGTTGTCGATATAGAAGGAAAACGCGGACGACGAGTGCCTGTAATAATAACACCTGAACTTAAATCTGCCATCGATTTGTTAATAAAAACAAGATCTACAGTaaacatttcaaaaaataatCCATATATTTTTGCACCAGCTGAGAGCGAAATAGGGCATTTGCGAGGTCATGATTGTCTAAAATCCATGTGTAATGAAGTAAACTTACAACATCCAGAATATATAACAGGAACCAAACTAAGAAAATATATAGCCACTGTGTCGCAAATTTTCAATTTGGGTAAGAACGAAGCAGACTGGCTAGCAAGACACTTGGGACATGACATACGAGTTCATCGTGATTTTTATCG GCTTCACGAGAACGCTGTAGAAGCAACAAAAATAAGTCGCCTGTTAATCGCCATCGAGCATGGAGACGCTAACAAATATGCTGGCAAAAGtctcaatgaaataaatatagaaG ATTTACCTTGTTTGGAAGAGGAATCCGAAGAAGTGGCATTACCAGCCGATGCCGGCGAAGGGATCAATAACACTGAGGACACATCTAGTGATGATGAAA TTCCATTATCGAACATTAAAGAGCAGGTGTTCATGAATCAAGGAAAGAGAAAATCATCGGCAACAGAAGAG GAACTAATTTCGACAAAAAAAGAAACACAAGTCAAAAAGAGAAAAAAAGAAAAGCAGTCGGCAAAAACACTTAAAACAACTCAAAAAACCCCATGGACGTCCGAAGAAATAAAATCCGTAATGACtttctttaaatttgatttaaagaaggaactactaccaggaaaacaaaaatgtgAAGAGTGCAAATCAAAATACCCAGTATTGGAAAGGAGAAAATGGACGGATATAAAGTTTTATTTGAAAAACTATTACAGCCGCAATAAGCgactaataaataataatgataataaattaccaatataa